A window from Phalacrocorax aristotelis chromosome 5, bGulAri2.1, whole genome shotgun sequence encodes these proteins:
- the LOC142058151 gene encoding interferon-induced transmembrane protein 3-like: MENFPQTVSINMQPYGKNEAGSPATTFSPTITASVQPQPSPNPQDFVLWSFFNAMFCNPFCLGFIALVFSIKARDRKIERDLAAAGSYGMTAKHLNITALCLGILVTIMCIVLVVIYSNPYRRI, from the exons ATGGAGAACTTCCCGCAGACCGTCAGCATCAACATGCAGCCCTACGGCAAGAATGAGGCAGGTTCCCCGGCCACCACCTTCAGCCCCACCATCACGGCTTCTGTTCAGCCACAGCCCAGCCCCAACCCCCAGGACTTTGTGCTCTGGTCCTTCTTCAATGCCATGTTCTGCAACCCCTTCTGCCTTGGCTTCATCGCGCTCGTCTTCTCCATTAAG gccagagacagaaaaattgAGAGGGACCTGGCAGCCGCTGGCAGCTATGGGATGACAGCCAAGCATCTGAACATCACAGCACTCTGCCTGGGCATCCTGGTTACCATCATGTGTATTGTGCTGGTGGTTATATACAGCAACCCATACAGACGCATCTAA